Proteins from one Corticium candelabrum chromosome 4, ooCorCand1.1, whole genome shotgun sequence genomic window:
- the LOC134178580 gene encoding uncharacterized protein LOC134178580, which yields MHKRCVFSFSRSPSSLLRHECLTYLHSAVTSDACQLRAFDTSHTTKCTDRPSFNSCHATPKNVPRSSISAVIKTSNKTLRAVFPYGMFDEEGLREFLTLHEAKKTEYEVQCETEWFTSIEQIVNRPIKGLNGHQLHLKEISTSDICALKTTLWYQKTSDVIMGHLSVQQLSTLVCDRWVTEDVMQHTLHCLIENVKTTTRYTVQYGPHFRGQRRELQLLEDAVSSKHIRLICFAINVRFDETSGTTWMTNRLLSGNHWIL from the exons ATGCATAAACGTTGTGTGTTTTCATTTTCAAGGTCTCCTTCAAGCTTGCTTCGCCATGAATGCTTGACATACCTGCACTCTGCAGTGACTAGTGACGCCTGCCAGTTGAGAGCATTTGATACCTCCCATACTACAAAGTGTACAGATCGACCCTCGTTTAATTCTTGTCATGCCACCCCAAAGAATGTGCCAAGATCTTCTATCTCAGCTGTTATAAAGACATCAAACAAAACCCTCAGAGCTGTATTTCCCTATGGTATGTTTGATGAAGAAGGCCTTAGAGAGTTCTTGACATTGCATGAAGCTAAGAAAACTGAGTATGAAGTCCAATGTGAGACAGAGTGGTTTACTTCAATAGAACAGATTGTCAACAGACCAATTAAAGGCTTAAATGGACACCAGTTACACTTGAAAGAAATCAGTACTTCTGACATATGTGCATTAAAGACAACGCTGTGGTATCAAAAAACTTCTGATGTTATTATGGGCCACCTCTCTGTACAGCAGTTGTCCACACTAGTTTGTGACAGATGGGTTACAGAGGACGTGATGCAGCACACTCTTCATTGCTTAATAGAAAATGTCAAAACAACGACCAGGTATACTGTGCAGTATGGACCCCACTTTAGAGGGCAACGCAGGGAATTACAGTTGCTTGAAGATGCAGTTAGCTCAAAGCACATCAGACTAATCTGCTTTGCCATTAATGTCCGCTTTGATGAGACAAGTGGAACAACCTGGATGACGAATCGTCTGCTGTCAGGAAATCATTGG ATTCTTTAG